CACCCGGTAGCTGCGTGCGGTTGCCCTGGCCATCGTTATTAACCGTATAGTCGGCAATTTGCTGCTCAGATTGGAATTGCCCAATCACTTGGTAGCCCCAGTTGATATTGCCCCACCGATCTACAAAGGAGTTGCGGTATTCATCCAAGGAGTTGCCAAAGCGAGGCTTATACTGTTGCAGGTCGCGGCGCCGGGCTAAGGTAGCGTTGGCGCTTACCGTATAGGTGAGGCCTCCGGCTTGGTTGGAGTAGGTTAATTGGCCTTCAATGCCACGAGTAGCATCGGTGTTCAGGTTAGCCTGCGGCAGCGCATAACCTACTTCGCTGGGTAGCAATAGGTCGTAGCGGGCAGCGGGTAACCCTTTGCGGCGACGCTCAAATACGTCGAACTGACCTGATATCTTGCCATTAAGGAAGCCGAAGTCTACGCCAACGTTCGACGAGATATTCGTTACCCACGAGAGCGTCGTAACAGGTAAGCCGCGCGGCCGCACGCCAAACACGTAATTGCCGTTGAAAATAGCGCTGCCGGAGGGGAAGTCGTAACCCGGTTGGTAGCTGTAAGGAGGAACTAAGTAGGTATTGTTGTTGGGGTCATCCAAGTCGTCCGCACCGGTGCGGCCATAGCTACCGCGTAGCTTCAACTCACTTAGTACGCTACTTCCTTTGAGGAAAGACTCCTCCGTGAGACGCCAGCCAACAGAAGCTGCTGGGAAGAAGCCGTAGCGCTTACCGGGCGCGAACAGCCACGAGCCGTCGTAACGACCGAGCACTTCTACCAAGTACTTCTGCTTGTAGTTGTAGTTTACCCGGCCAATGTAGCCTGCTCTAGCTCGTTCGTAGCGCTCATCAGCTAGGTAATCCTGGCTGGCAAATAACTGAATAGGAATGGTATTGTTAGGCGGTACAGTGTGAATAACGCTGTAGCGGTCGTCGGTGTCGTAGCGCTCGTAGGCCGCTACCGCCGCAACGCCATGGTCGCCAAACTGCTTGTTGTAATTCAGTTGAAGCTGTCCAAAACGGTCGAGGGTGTTGCGACGGCGGGTTTCGCGCCAGGGGTTTTGGTTGCCGCCCCCCGCCACCACGTTGTAGGCATCATTGGTTGGGTCGTATTTGTACGCGTTGTAGGTATACTCGAAGCCGTCGAAGTTGAAGTTAGTGTAGTTGTAGGAGCCCGTGGCGCGAGCCGTCAAACCAAAGTCAAAGCTGTACTCCGCAAAAATATTGGCTTTGGCCGCGCGGGTGTCTTCTTGAATAGGACCCGTAATATCGACGGCGTAAGTAGCCGGGTTAACGTTGACGTTGTGCGTCTGATTAATGTACTTGGGATTATCATTCGCATACGGCCGCTCGGTGGGCCACATGCTAAAGATGCTCAGGAAAGGGTTGAAGTAGTCATCCAAACCCGGCACGCCCGCTTGAAAGCGGTCTTCGTAACGGCCGCTGATCTGCGTACCAATTTTCAACCGGGGTGTTACCCTAGCTTCAATGTTGGATTGCAGGTTAGTGCGCTTAAAGTGAAAGTCTTTGATGAGTGCTTCCTGACTTAAGTGGGTGCCCGACAGATAGTACGTTACGTTGTCGCTTCCACCCGAGAGGCTGCCGTTCACAAAGTACTGCGGCACGTTAGGCCGCATCACCATCTTGTAGTAGTCGTAGCTCTGGTATCCCTTCTCGGTGCCCACACGCCACTTTTCAAGCTCAGCAGCCGTCAGAGGGGTGCCCGATACAGGGTCATTCACTACGTTGGGCGCACGGCGTGCCTGCTGGGCTAGGTTTTGCTCCGATTCAACCAGAGCGCGCTGGTGCTGGTAAGCATTCGCCGGGTGCGGGTACTTCGTAAAGTTCTGCAAGCCATAATAGCCCGAGATGCTGATGGTCGGCTTCTGCCCGGTCTTGCCTCGTTTGGTAGTCACTAGCACCACGCCGTTGGCGGCGCGCAGACCGTAGATAGCAGCGGAGGCGTCTTTTAGAATCGAGACGTTTTCAATGTCGGCAATACCTAGGTTGTTGAACTGGCCTACGTCGGACACAATGCCGTCGATTACATACAGCGGGTCGCCTAGATTACGGATCTGAATGGTCGAGCCGTTACCAGGACGGGCGTCGGGCTGACGAGCCGTAATGCCGGGCACACGACCTACCAGTGCGCTGGTGGCTGCTGCCGCCGGTGTACGCAAGATGTCCTCAGATTTAACGCTGCTTACTGCGCCCGTTACTGTCGCGCGCGACTGGGTGCCGTAGCCTACTACTACTACTTCGTCCAGTGCTTTCTCATCAGCCGCTAGCTTGATGCTCATGCGAGCAGTGCTCGAGGCGGGTAGCTCCTGGGTTTGGAATCCGATAAAGGAAAAGACGAGCGTGCTGCCTCCCTCTGGTACGTTCAGCGAGAACTGGCCCTGGGCATCTGTTGTCACGCCTCGGGTAGTGCCCTTCAGCACCACGTTAACGCCGGGTAGCGGCTCGCCTTTAGTATCAGTCACAACGCCTCGAACAGTGACGTCGGCTGCTTTCACGAGCGGCGCTGTGGTGCTCGTCGTAGCGCGTTTTAGCGCAGGTGTGTAGCGTGCATCTTCTTCTTCGGAGGCGCCGGAGGCGACGCTAACCGAGGCACATAAAGCTAATGGCACCAGAGAGCCACGAACTGCGCTACGAACAAAATTAGTTCGTATTGTTCTTTTCATAAGCTTAGGTAGGAGTTTAGTGACACAAAGAGGGTACGCTAGGGGTATTAATAACTGGGCCGGATAGGCGAGGTGGGAGTCGATGCATACAGTAGGAGAATTACATGGTGAGAGACGACGGAAAAAGTGTTTGACAAAGACTTACAGTAGCAGTATTCGGTAAGTTAATCTGTTCAATCGTTTGACGCAATCGATTTCTGCAATCGTTTGCCACAATCGATTGTGTCAGGTTTTTACTCGGTATAATAGTCTGAAGAGCAGATAGTTATACCGAAGTATCTAGTAAAATACTAGCGCTTGTAAGTAGATCGGAGGCGTAATACTAGAAAAATCATCAAACTATACCAACTTCATGATGCATTTTATTGTGCTTAAGCTATCAAGAATTGTATACAACCGGGGTCGTTAGCATAGGACAATCGAGTGATTCTAGCGCTTAGCTTGGAAGTGTGGTGGGGCTAGGCTAACACTAGCGGGCGCTACCTCAACAACGACCTCTCGTCGGAGGCCGGCGTATACAACACCACCAAACCAAAACACCCCTCATGGACTACATTCGCTTAGGCCAGACCGGCCTGAAAGTTTCTAAAATCTGCCTGGGCACAATGACCTACGGCACGCCCACCGACCGGTGGCCCTGGGCCCTGAACGAGGAGCAGAGCCGCCCCTTCATCCAGAAAGCGCTAGAGCTAGGTATCAACTTCTTCGACACGGCCGACGTGTACTCCAACGGTGCCAGCGAAGAGGTAGTAGGCCGCGCCCTACGCGACTTTGCCAAGCGCGACGAGGTAGTGCTAGCCACCAAAGTATACAACCCCATGGGGTCAGATCCGAACAACCGGGGCCTCTCGCGTAAGCACATCATGAGCGCCATCGATGCGAGCCTTAAACGGCTCGGCACCGACTACGTCGACCTGTACCAGATTCACCGCTGGGACTACGACACACCCATTGAAGAAACCTTGGAAGCGCTGCATGACGTAGTGAAGGCGGGCAAGGCTCGCTACATCGGCGCGTCATCGATGTATGCGTGGCAATTTGCGCAGGCACTGTACCTAGCTGATTTGCACGGCTGGACGCGTTTCGTAAGCATGCAGCCGCACTATAACCTCGTGTATCGGGAGGAAGAGCGCGAGATGCTGCCGCTGTGTGCGGATCAGAAGATTGGCGTGATTCCTTGGTCGCCGCTGGCCCGCGGGCTGCTCACGGGTGGCCGCAGCAAGGAGCGCAACGAAACTGAGCGGGCCAAAACCGACAACTTCGGCAAGTCACTCTACGGCCGCAATGATGATTTCGACGTAGCTGACCGCGTGACGGAAATTGCGCAGCAGCACGGCTTACCCAACGCCCAAATTGCCTTGGCTTGGATGCTATCGAAGCCGGTTATCACGTCGCCCATCGTGGGGGCCAGTAAGCCTGGTCACCTCGAAGACGCCGTAGCGGCTGTTTCGGTGAAGCTTTCAGGCGAAGAAATCAAGCGGCTAGAAGAACTGTATCAACCTCACCCGGTGCTAGGTTTCTCATAAGGCAGTAAGTTGGGCTTCCGTAAAAAGCCTTAATAAAAGCCGTCGTACTAAGCTTATTGAAGTTTCAAGCGTGCAAGCGTAACCTTAATCATTAGGTTTACCAATACACGCGTAATACTTCGACAAGCTCAGCACGACGGCTTTTTCTTATTAATTCAGCCTTTGAAAACTGAGCCTGTCTGATGAAATTACCTGAACAGATAAATAGCTTATTAGAAATGTTACTTTTGGCCCACCAGTAAACGATTCGAAGACAACTCCCTCCAACCGAGTATTACCCCAGCCGCTATGAGCAACATGATTCAGTTTGTCGCCAACCACGATGATCTGTCCACTGACAAAGGCTTTCAGTTCAAGTTCTACTGCGACAAGTGCCGCAACGGACACATGTCGCGGTTTCAGCCTAACGGTGTTGGTATTGCGGGTGAGCTAATGCGCGCCGCCGGCAGCCTATTTGGCGGGCTCTTCTCCGATGCCGGCAATGCCGCCTACCACGTGCAGCGCGCTATTGGCGGCAAAGCCCACGATGAGGCCCTGGAAAAAGCGGTATTAGAAGGCAAACAGCACTTCAAGCAATGTACGCGCTGCGGCCACTGGGTATGCCCCGATGTGTGCTGGAACAGCAAAGCCGGCCTCTGCGAAGACTGCGCCCCTGACGAACACGAGGAGCTAGCTTCCCAGCAAGCCCAAGCTAGCCGCGAGCAGATTTATACCAAAACTCGTCAGCAGGATTACACCAAAGACTTGGACTTCCTGAACCGTGGTGGCATAGCGCAGTGCCCGCAGTGCAACGCCAAACTGAACCCCGGCCAGAAGTTCTGCCCCGAGTGCGGCACGTCGAATATAGCGGCTCAAGGCAAGGAGAAGTTTTGTGTAGACTGTGGCACGAGCATGAAAGCCGATCAGCGGTTCTGCGCGGAGTGCGGCGCCAAGCAGTAGCAGCCATTGCTCCAAGTGCAGCGAGGAAGTTGAGCTATAAGTATTATAACTCAGCTTCCTCGCTGCATTCGGAATGACAACCGTTTTTTAAGTGCCTAGGTGTTACGGCCGCAGCATGTGAATGTGCTCAATATCATCTTCAAGGTAGATGTCATCTTGCTGCTCGAAGCCGAAGCTTTGGTAGAACTCTCGTAGGTAATACTGCGCGCCAATCTTAATGGGTTGCGGCCCAAACAGGGAATCGCACTGCCCGATGGCTTGCTTCATCAGCTCCCGACCTAGCCCGTAGCGCCGGTACTTCGGCGACACTACCACGCGGCCAATGCTCACTTGCTCGTAGCTCTTGCCGGCGTCGAAGAGGCGGGCGTAAGCAGCTAGGTCGCCGTTTTCGGCGAGGCCTAGCAGGTGATAGGCAGGCTCGTCTTGGCCGTCAATGTCTTGAAAAGCACAGGTTTGCTCCACTACGAATACTTCGCTGCGGAGCTGAAGCAAAGCATAGAGTTCGGTAAGAGCTAGGTCGTGAAAAGACTTGGTGGTCCAGTGTAGGATCATAGGAGGGACGGAAATAGCGTCAGGCAAAGGTAGAACGGCCTTACAAACTCCGCACAAAAGCGGCCATCTTCTCACGGGTGGCCTCATCGGGCAGCTCGCCTTCGCCCGCTTGCAAGTTGTCGGCGAGGTGCTGCGGGTCGCGGGTGCCGGGAATGACGCACGTTACGGCCGGATGCGAGAGGATAAATTTGAGTAGAAACTGGGGCCAGCTACTGATACCTAGCTCTGCCGCCCACGCAGGCAGCGGCTTGTTTTTTACGCGGCTTAGTAGGCTTCCTTCGGTGAAGGGCCGGTTGATGAGCGTGGCGACGCCGCGGGCCGCGGCCGCGGGCAGGAGGCGCTGCTCGGCGTGGCGGTCGAGGATGGAATAGTTGAACTGCACAAAATCAATGCGTTCCGTGGATAGCACCCGCTCCAATTCAGCATGCATGCTGTCGGTGTAGTGCGTGATGCCAATATACTTCACCTGACCAGCGGCCTGCCAGTCGCGCAGCGTGGCGAGGTGGGTTTGCCAATCCATGAGGTTGTGAATCTGGATCAGGTCGAGACTGGTGCGTTGCATTTTGCGAAGCGAGGCTTCCATTTGCTGAATGCCGGCCGTGCGTCCTTTGGTCCAGACTTTGGTGGCGTAGAAGAACTCCTCCCGGGCCGTCGACTGCGCCGTCAGGTCACCAATTACCTCCTCCGAGCGGCCGTACATGGGGGAGGAATCGATAACTGTTCCGCCTGCGGCGTGCAGGGTGTCAAGGGTTTGCAGAAGCGTTGGATAAGCGGCTTTGCTAGCGGTGTCGAACGTCTGCCAGGTACCTAGGCCGATGACAGGTAGTGGCTGTTGGGTGGAAGGAATGGGACGGGTAAGCATAGAATATAAGGTTTAGCGGGGCTTGTGCATGGCGTATCGCAGAACGATTCGCGTCTGCCGGTCCGATGCCCTAGACGTCTGACCGGTTGTCAGCTACGGGCGTTTGGTTGATCGTTCTTTCTGTCCCTAATAGGGTTGCATACATCCGCAACGACAACCGGTCGGACGCCCTAGGTGTCCGACCGGCGGGCGCGAGTCGTTTCGCGGTACGCGAAGTAGGGGCTTCGCGCTACATCAACTCATGTACAAGCCGCCGTTCACGTTGATTGTCTGCCCATTGATGTAGCCGTTGGTAGCGAGCAGCAGCACCGCGTCGGCTACTTCTTGCGGCTGGCCAAAGCGCTTCATCGGAATGAGGTCGGGGGTGATTTTGGGGTTGTTCCGGATCATGTCCGTCTCAACTAAGGCCGGCGCAACAGCATTGGCCGTAATGCCGTGCTGGGCTAGCAGCGACGCGTAGGAGTGCATCAGACCGATCAGGCCCGCTTTCGAGGCCGTGTAGTGCGGGCCGATAACGCCACCCGTTTGCGCCGCCGTCGACGAGATGGTAATAATACGCCCGAAGCCCTTCGCCATCATGCTCGGAATAGCAGCCTGACTGACCAAAAACGCCGACGTAAGATTGGTGTGCAATACCTGCTGCCAGTCGTCTAGCGTGATTTCAAGGAACGGCTTCGGCACGCCAATTCCCGCGTTGTTTACCAGGATATCGACCTCGCCGGCTCGCGCTCTTATCTGTTGGAAGAGCTGCGCCACTGCCTGTGCATCAGCTACATCAGCCTGAATAGCAAAGGCTTTGCCTTGCTGCTGCGTGATTTCCTGCACAAGGGCTTCGGCAGCTTCTTGGTTGGCGTGATAGTTTACGGCTACGGTAGCGCCCGCTCGGGCTAGGGTACGGGCAATGCTTTCGCCCAGGCCTCGGCTAGCTCCTGTCACCAAGGCTACTTTGCCGCTGAGGGGTTGGTTCTCCATAAGTACATGAAAGAGGTTGTCGGGACACGCCACGGCCCGTTCAATTATGGAACGGATTGGCTGCCTGATAGTCATAATGAACTGACGGTAAGGCACGCCGTGGCACGTGCCTACGGAATGATCTTTTCGGCTTTCAGGTGCTCAAACTGGTTGCGGAAGGACGTGAAGCTGTCCAGGTGCATTTCGTGGAAGCCAAAGCGGCGCAATTTATTCACGTCGAAGAAGGCGTCGGCTTCTACGTTGAAGATGAAGTCGCCGAAGGGCCACTGAGCTAGCTCATCCAGTGTGTGCTGCTTCAGGCCGTACTTCTCCACCATTTGCTGCCACAGCTCGGCTTTGTCTTCCATGTATTCGTGCAGCGGGAAGGTGATGGGCTCGGCATATTCCACCCCGAAGTACTCGGCGAACTTGGGCCACAGCTGACTCCAGCGGAAAATGTCGCCGTTGGTGACGTTGAAGATTTCCTCGTTGCACTCTTCGTGCGTCGAGACCCACTCCATGGCTTTGGCTAGGATATTGGCGTCCGTCACGTTCACTAGTACCTCGTAGGCTTTTAGGCTGCCAGGGAAGCGGAACGGCACCTTTAGCTCCTTGCACAAGCTGGCGTACACGGCAATGAGGTTGGCTAGGTTCATCGGGTTGCCCACGGCAAAACCCACCACAATATCGGGCCGCACGGACGTCCAGCTCCAGGCTTTTCCCACGGAGTGCTCACGCAGGAAATCTTCTTGGCTGTAGTAGAAATTGGGGGGAAAGTGGCGCGGATCAGTTTCCAGCGCGGGCGTTTTGTAGCGACCTAGGTGCGCGCCGTAGGCCTTGCCACCCTGAATAAACGTGACATGCTTGAAATTCGGCGCTACCTGTTCCAATCCAATCACGAGGTTGCGGAGCAAGTCCAAGTTGACTTGTGTTTGGGCGGCCAAGGTCTTGCCTTCAATATAAGCGGCGTAAAATACGTGCGTGACCTCGCGGAGCTGATCTGCCTGCTGGGCCACGGCTTCCGGGTTAAGCAGGTTTAGCTGCACGTATTGCGCTGTGGTTTCATAATCCAGCGGCGAAGCGGAGGTGACAATGGTATTCCAATTGCCGGTCGACAGGAGGTGGCTGACCGCGTTGCGGCCGATGATGCCGTTGCCGCCAACTACAAGAACAGTGTTCGTGGGCATGAGAAGCTAGGTTGAGGAAAAAGAATTGGTGAGCATGTAGAGACACATACTTGTGTCTCAATCGTTGCTGATGGTGTTTACCTAGGGATGTTCAAGGCCGGGTCGTTCAATGACGAGACACAAGTATGTGTCTCTACACCGGGCAACGTCGCTTAATGCTCGTGTTCGTCGTCTTCGAACTTGCCCATGCTACCGTTTTCGAAGTCGGCCATGGCTTGGATTAGCTCCTTATTGGTGTTCATCACGAAAGGGCCGTAGGTAGCCAGGGGCTCCTCGATGGGCTCGCCAGCTAGCACCAGCAGGATGCTGTCTTCGGCGCAAGTGACGGAGATATCCGACGAATCCCAGCCAAACACCACGAGCTGCTTGGTTTTTGCCGGACGGTCGCCATTGAACGTCACATCACCCTTCACCACGTAGATACCCACATTGTAGTCGGCGGGCAGGTGCAACGTGGCGTCGGCACCTTTGGCCAGGTGCACGTCCAGCATGATCATAGGGGAGAAGGTCTCGGCGGGACCGTGGGTGCCTTCGTAGTCGCCAGCGATGATGCGGATCGTACCTAGGCCGTCGGGCGTTTCGAGGCTGGGAATGCTAGTGGCAGGCAGCTCCTGGTAGCGCGGCGTAGCCATTTTGTCTTTCTTCGGCACATTCACCCAGAGCTGGGCTAACTCCAACGTGCCGCCTTCTTTGGCAAACTCCCGCTCGTGCCGTTCTTCGTGCAAAAGGCCCGAGCCGGCCGTCATCCACTGCACATCACCGGGTCCGATTTTGCCGCTGTAGCCGGCCGTGTCGCGGTGGGCTAGGTAGCCTTGGTACACGACGGTCACAGTTTCGAAGCCGCGGTGCGGGTGGGGCGGCGTACCCAGAGGCGCATCGGTGGGCGCTACTTCCATCGGGCCGGTGTGGTCGATGAGTAGGAAAGGGCTGAGCTGCCGGATACGTGGCCCCGGCATGGGACTGGTCACGTCGAACCCGTCGCCGACGAACTTCTTGTTGCCGTCGATAACCTGAAAGATCCGACGAGGTGTGGTGGCAGTTTCCATAAGGGGAAAGTTTGGGGGAAGGTGTTTGTAAGAAGGTCTGCTCAAGTTGTCATCCCGAGCTGCGCGAGGGACTGAGTTAGATACCTAGGTACCTAACTCAGTTCCCCGCGCAGCTCGGGATGACAAAGAGGCGCTTATACATTAACCGATAATGGCTAATCCAGTTCTTCCGTGAGGTTGAACGGCAATGGCTCGTGTTGCACGTGAAAAGCCTCTTTCAGCGCCCCGCGCATCAGGTTCCAAGCTTGCTCAGCGGCTTCTTTTGGGCCGTTGTGAGTGAAAGCGTGGTCTACACCCTGAAACTCCCGGTGCGTGACGGGTACATCGAACTGCCGCAGCTTCTCGGCATATGCATTGCCATCCTCGCGGAGCAAGTCGTACTCAGCCGTGATGATGAGAGCGGGAGCTAGGCCCGTCAGGTCGTCGGCTAGCAAGGGCGAGGCTAGTGGGTTCGTCCAGTCGGTGGGGCATGGGGCGTAGACGTGTTTGAAAAAAGCGGTTAGCTCTACGGAAAGTACCTGCTTGCGCCGGGAAAGCACGTGCTTATGGCGAGTACGCTCGGCAATATTGAGCGACGGATAATCCAGGAT
This Hymenobacter sp. GOD-10R DNA region includes the following protein-coding sequences:
- a CDS encoding aldo/keto reductase — its product is MLTRPIPSTQQPLPVIGLGTWQTFDTASKAAYPTLLQTLDTLHAAGGTVIDSSPMYGRSEEVIGDLTAQSTAREEFFYATKVWTKGRTAGIQQMEASLRKMQRTSLDLIQIHNLMDWQTHLATLRDWQAAGQVKYIGITHYTDSMHAELERVLSTERIDFVQFNYSILDRHAEQRLLPAAAARGVATLINRPFTEGSLLSRVKNKPLPAWAAELGISSWPQFLLKFILSHPAVTCVIPGTRDPQHLADNLQAGEGELPDEATREKMAAFVRSL
- a CDS encoding GNAT family N-acetyltransferase produces the protein MILHWTTKSFHDLALTELYALLQLRSEVFVVEQTCAFQDIDGQDEPAYHLLGLAENGDLAAYARLFDAGKSYEQVSIGRVVVSPKYRRYGLGRELMKQAIGQCDSLFGPQPIKIGAQYYLREFYQSFGFEQQDDIYLEDDIEHIHMLRP
- a CDS encoding zinc ribbon domain-containing protein, which gives rise to MSNMIQFVANHDDLSTDKGFQFKFYCDKCRNGHMSRFQPNGVGIAGELMRAAGSLFGGLFSDAGNAAYHVQRAIGGKAHDEALEKAVLEGKQHFKQCTRCGHWVCPDVCWNSKAGLCEDCAPDEHEELASQQAQASREQIYTKTRQQDYTKDLDFLNRGGIAQCPQCNAKLNPGQKFCPECGTSNIAAQGKEKFCVDCGTSMKADQRFCAECGAKQ
- a CDS encoding 3-oxoacyl-ACP reductase family protein, translated to MENQPLSGKVALVTGASRGLGESIARTLARAGATVAVNYHANQEAAEALVQEITQQQGKAFAIQADVADAQAVAQLFQQIRARAGEVDILVNNAGIGVPKPFLEITLDDWQQVLHTNLTSAFLVSQAAIPSMMAKGFGRIITISSTAAQTGGVIGPHYTASKAGLIGLMHSYASLLAQHGITANAVAPALVETDMIRNNPKITPDLIPMKRFGQPQEVADAVLLLATNGYINGQTINVNGGLYMS
- a CDS encoding SDR family oxidoreductase, whose protein sequence is MPTNTVLVVGGNGIIGRNAVSHLLSTGNWNTIVTSASPLDYETTAQYVQLNLLNPEAVAQQADQLREVTHVFYAAYIEGKTLAAQTQVNLDLLRNLVIGLEQVAPNFKHVTFIQGGKAYGAHLGRYKTPALETDPRHFPPNFYYSQEDFLREHSVGKAWSWTSVRPDIVVGFAVGNPMNLANLIAVYASLCKELKVPFRFPGSLKAYEVLVNVTDANILAKAMEWVSTHEECNEEIFNVTNGDIFRWSQLWPKFAEYFGVEYAEPITFPLHEYMEDKAELWQQMVEKYGLKQHTLDELAQWPFGDFIFNVEADAFFDVNKLRRFGFHEMHLDSFTSFRNQFEHLKAEKIIP
- a CDS encoding pirin family protein — its product is METATTPRRIFQVIDGNKKFVGDGFDVTSPMPGPRIRQLSPFLLIDHTGPMEVAPTDAPLGTPPHPHRGFETVTVVYQGYLAHRDTAGYSGKIGPGDVQWMTAGSGLLHEERHEREFAKEGGTLELAQLWVNVPKKDKMATPRYQELPATSIPSLETPDGLGTIRIIAGDYEGTHGPAETFSPMIMLDVHLAKGADATLHLPADYNVGIYVVKGDVTFNGDRPAKTKQLVVFGWDSSDISVTCAEDSILLVLAGEPIEEPLATYGPFVMNTNKELIQAMADFENGSMGKFEDDEHEH
- a CDS encoding aldo/keto reductase, translated to MDYIRLGQTGLKVSKICLGTMTYGTPTDRWPWALNEEQSRPFIQKALELGINFFDTADVYSNGASEEVVGRALRDFAKRDEVVLATKVYNPMGSDPNNRGLSRKHIMSAIDASLKRLGTDYVDLYQIHRWDYDTPIEETLEALHDVVKAGKARYIGASSMYAWQFAQALYLADLHGWTRFVSMQPHYNLVYREEEREMLPLCADQKIGVIPWSPLARGLLTGGRSKERNETERAKTDNFGKSLYGRNDDFDVADRVTEIAQQHGLPNAQIALAWMLSKPVITSPIVGASKPGHLEDAVAAVSVKLSGEEIKRLEELYQPHPVLGFS
- a CDS encoding TonB-dependent receptor, which encodes MKRTIRTNFVRSAVRGSLVPLALCASVSVASGASEEEDARYTPALKRATTSTTAPLVKAADVTVRGVVTDTKGEPLPGVNVVLKGTTRGVTTDAQGQFSLNVPEGGSTLVFSFIGFQTQELPASSTARMSIKLAADEKALDEVVVVGYGTQSRATVTGAVSSVKSEDILRTPAAAATSALVGRVPGITARQPDARPGNGSTIQIRNLGDPLYVIDGIVSDVGQFNNLGIADIENVSILKDASAAIYGLRAANGVVLVTTKRGKTGQKPTISISGYYGLQNFTKYPHPANAYQHQRALVESEQNLAQQARRAPNVVNDPVSGTPLTAAELEKWRVGTEKGYQSYDYYKMVMRPNVPQYFVNGSLSGGSDNVTYYLSGTHLSQEALIKDFHFKRTNLQSNIEARVTPRLKIGTQISGRYEDRFQAGVPGLDDYFNPFLSIFSMWPTERPYANDNPKYINQTHNVNVNPATYAVDITGPIQEDTRAAKANIFAEYSFDFGLTARATGSYNYTNFNFDGFEYTYNAYKYDPTNDAYNVVAGGGNQNPWRETRRRNTLDRFGQLQLNYNKQFGDHGVAAVAAYERYDTDDRYSVIHTVPPNNTIPIQLFASQDYLADERYERARAGYIGRVNYNYKQKYLVEVLGRYDGSWLFAPGKRYGFFPAASVGWRLTEESFLKGSSVLSELKLRGSYGRTGADDLDDPNNNTYLVPPYSYQPGYDFPSGSAIFNGNYVFGVRPRGLPVTTLSWVTNISSNVGVDFGFLNGKISGQFDVFERRRKGLPAARYDLLLPSEVGYALPQANLNTDATRGIEGQLTYSNQAGGLTYTVSANATLARRRDLQQYKPRFGNSLDEYRNSFVDRWGNINWGYQVIGQFQSEQQIADYTVNNDGQGNRTQLPGDFIYKDVNNDGLINGLDERPIGYIEGAPPLFNYAFNTTLGYKGFTLSFDIVGAGMQTFRREVELRIPFQNNGTSPNYIFEDRWHHADPYNADSPWIPGKYPPVRRDAAGHANYNNRNDFWVSNVRYLRLRNLEVGYNIPKPVLSKVGVSACRVYVNATNLYVLTNIKDLDVDPEISSNGGLIYPPQRLFNAGFAISF